In Nematostella vectensis chromosome 12, jaNemVect1.1, whole genome shotgun sequence, the genomic window CATAACTCGTTTGTCTGGTGTCAGGGTGCATTCACCCACCCGAAGGCGATACGAACTAATGCCGAGCGCGCGTAATCCCTGTCGCTCACCACTCGGCGGTCTATAATAAGAAGTCTTGGTGCGAAGATGCGACCGCCCAAAGGGCCGGCACTTTTCGTTTATATCCCATATTAAGCTTGTGCTTTACTTATTTCAGACCGGGGGCAGCACATACGCCACATACTCAAGTCAAGCTAAAGCCATGGAAGTAAGCAGATGTTATCAAATAATATCCACGATTTTTTGTTATTCGAATTCGTGCGTTAGCGATTTTGCGTTATATAGCCAGATTTTGAAGTATCGCAAACGCGCAAACACATACGCGATTTTGTAGCCTCGTGTAGAGGCGGCTATCACGTAGGCTAACTATTTTGTCGGGTGGGTACTCGGTAAAGGCACCTGGTAAGATTATGGGATTTCCAGGACCGTAGCTAGCACGAGGGCAGGAGGGAGGAGAGGGGGGACTGGGAGGGCGGCAAGAATTAAAGCAGATAAAAGAAATATCTGAGGcttgcccccctcccccctgaaaaaaagatttctaGTTATGACCTTTATTTCTGGTCTTTGCAGGGAAGGTTTCTTGGCATTGTTTTATCCAGCCAAATGTCCCATTATCCCTTTCGTCTGGCTTTCCTAAACCAGTTCGCCTCTTGTTGGAAACCATCCAAAACCGTAATTATCAGCTTTATTCCACAACCCAAGTTTTACGTCAATACAGCCagttcaatttttattttcacaggATGCCCGATCTGAGTTCTACGAATGCGGACATGACCGACGACGCGATTGAACCCCAAACACCAGCTGCTAATAACGGGGATCATCCGAACAGCTTCCGAAATGATGGGTTGGCCAAGTACCGTAAAAAATCCCCTTTCTCGGATACATGAAATATTTGGACTGATAACTTAAAAATGCTCACAATATATACTAGTCAATGATAACTACTGATAACTACAAAGACTGCTAATATTAGCTAATTATAACTAATATTGGAAACCCCGATTCTATTGATTTTAAAATAGAACTTATAATTAGACATAGGGGCTAATGCTGTTATactttttcttattgtttccACCACTTTTGCATAGATCATCAAACCCACGTCCACCCCTAATAATGTCATTCTTTCTTACCTCCAAGTCCCACGTTGCCAGCCCCTTTAGACTCTTTGGGTCACCCCTGAtaatgttattgttttcttagTCAAAATCTCACGTCACCAGCCCTTAAGAGTCTTTGGTCCACCCCTAATAAGCCCCTTATCAGGGTTGGACTCTTCGGTCCAACCCTGATAATGTTTCCTTGTCGTCTTAGTCCAAGTCCTACGTCACCATCCTCGCCGAATCATCTGGCATCTGCTAACAACAACCTCGTCACCACCCCCACCGGAACCTTCAGGTACGCCAAATcctgggagggggaggagtaCCGTTTGAAGAATTCTTTTGTTCTAAAGCCTAGGCAATTCACTGCATATAAAGCTTTGCCCTCTTTCCCtcaccctccccacccccccacccccccccaaaaaaaaaactatcaacGCCTTTGCATCACACCATTTTTATAGGTTTTACGCAGCTCTCATGGCATGACCACAGCATACCCATAGAGAATGAATCATGTTTATCACAATTCACaagtatttaaaaaatcaaacacaAAATTCATACATTACTTTCATTATGCACTAATTTTCAAACATCTGCGAGATGAATGTCGATTTAAGGGGAACTGTCACACATTTCGAGTTTTCTGAATGTTTATCACGGCTTGTTTAAAAGTTTGGTCACCTCCTTATTAGGCATGATAAAAGtctggtcatttcctaatTAGGCGTGATAAAagtctggtcatttccttattagtcGAGATAAagtctggtcatttccttattaggcttGATAAAAATGGTTATTTCCCTATTAGGCGGGATAATaatctggtcatttccttatcaGGCTTTATAAAagtctggtcatttccttattaggcgtGAGAAAAAGTCTTGTAATTTCCTCATAAGGCTTGGTAAAACTTATTATTTCCTTATTGGGCATAATATTAATcctgtcatttccttattaggcgtGATAAAAgcctggtcatttccttattaggcttGATAAAaatggtcatttccttattaggcgaGATAAAagtctggtcatttccttattaggcttGATAAAAATGGTCATTCCCTTATAAGGCTTGATAAAagtctggtcatttccttataaggcATGATAATAATCTGGTCAATTCCTTATAAGGCTTGATAAAAGtctggttatttccttattaggcgtGATCTAGATCCAGACTCCCAGGAACTCTGGGGAGATTATGGACGTAAattatcgcttggtcaaaaAGCATACGAACAAAATAGCTCCACTGACGAAAATACTCTATCAAAATCAAATACGAAGGTATGCATAGAACAACATAGAACATCAGCAGATAATATTCCTATCACCTATTTTtccattcatttttttttattcaaatgttTCTTTCTTCCATCCCACAACTGTCACACCGCTGCTCGGTTAAGTTAGTTAAGTACATATTTATTCATGACTTGCCTCATGGTACGGTAATAAAAGTAGCAAAATCGTACATATTTTGTGGCAGCATTGCTGCAGAAAAGTTCGTAGGTGAAGCTGCACGTTTCACTACCTGCGAACCAACTTTTGTCGCagcaatttttttatgttaagcAAGCTGAAATAGTTTGTTACAGAAAGTAGATGGTTCTACTTTTTGCAACAAAACTCGGAGACGTTGACCGTAATACTACAACAACCCAACTTGTCTCGCAGCAAAAAGACGTCACACATATAGTTCAATTAGCTTTTGTGATTGGTTGAACGAGGGTCACGGAGCAAAAAAGATGGCCGGTCAAAAGCAAGAACCAGTCTATCCTTTGTTGAGACAAAAGTTGGTTCGCCGGAAGTAAAACGCGCAACATAGCCTTCGAACTTTTTTGCAAATGCTGCCACAAAAGGTTTTTGCTGCTTGTATTGCCGTACCTTTACGTTTTGGCGTTTTTAGTATACGCCGCTGTCACCAGGCAAACCTACAAGAGGCATTTTGGAGGCATTTTCTCATATTatatttgagttattcgcatGATGTTTTCTCATATTTCACTGGCGGTTGATTGCCCCGCATAAGGGATGGCTAGGATCCCAGACAAAAAAATCCTATGAATACAAAGAGAAGACTTGCCTTTTAAGGATTTTTGATGTAACCGACACTAATTCATTGTCCCGAGAGTGTGGTGTTGAATTGACAGACTCCTGCTGACTAGCCTAGACGTGTACTAAAGACATATCACAAAAATGTGACTACCTAAGATGCTTCCAGTAGCTTATGCTTTGTACTGTCTTGCTTTAGGGAGTCCCAGATGATCTAGAGAGGGTTCACTTTGTATAGTGACCAAGTGACGAACCATCAAGCATTGATAGAAAGAATGGGACATAATGATGACCTGAGTAAAGCTACATAAACTCTACAGCACATGAATCAGATGCTTTATCACAGCCAACCTCTGTACAGCAATGCAGTctattgtgacgtcacatcaaTACAGGAATGCTGATCAGAACGGTGGAGAACAATGCAGTGTTTTTTTGGCTCCAGTGCTGACTTGCGGCCTGACATGTACTCTCAGCCCAGAAAGCGCTGGATCATCGAGCACTATGACAGCGgcttattatattttttttgttagaaaTAAATTGAGTTTCAAAGTGATTAAGCAGGTTTGGCTCGTTACCCAAATGGTTGCCCTATTTGAATAGGGTTGGTTTCAAAGCATATGATAAACGTGACACTCAGGTCTAATCAACAGATACGAGATATGACCAGCGCGTAACTAAGGCATACCCCACCCCGGCCGCCagaaagtgggtcatttcttaacAAATGATCGGGAAATATCCATATCCATGACTTTGCACCCTCCCTTTCTGGGTTATGCGCCTGCGACCTGACATCAGCTAACAAATAGGTTGTGTTACCAACAGTTAACTGTCGGGTTCGTTTTGAGTATCATAGTGGAAACATTTGATCATCAGTTGGCTGATCTGGTTTGAGCTCTCCTACCGCCTAAAAATGTTTCAGAGTTAAATACCCTGTATCCAACTTATGTGACGAACCTTATATAGCgggaaaaaaataagacattttCTATTTTAATACTCACAATAGAACCAAAACTACTGTAAACTTCCGTCATCATCCGTGTTTGGTGATAtcataaaaaatactaaaagaaCAGCATATTGATTAGAAATActgtatattttgtttatattttgaatGGTTCTTTTATACATTTTGTTTAATTATAAAGGTATTTATAGccttaaatatattttgcaaTAAAGAAAAGTGATGCACACTATATGCTTGAATTTTCTTAGGATAGACTCAGACATTACAAAGCAAGGGGTTGAATACATGGGCATGTTCACATTGCATACCATTACAAAATATATACTGTAATCCCTCTGAATACTAGGAGTGACAATGAAACACTAAGCCTCAAACTTTAAACAGGGTCTTGAAAGGGTGAAAGGAAACTGAGATTTACCTAAGACTCAGGAATGGTAATTTAGCTACCAGAAACGGGAATGAAATTTGAGAAACAATGCCAGACAGGAATGGGGATTAAAAAGAACCCAGAAAACCCTTTTAGGACTTCCCATCTAAGGTTATTTTGTATAAGGGACTTGTTAGTAACATGATCAATAGCAACTGGAGCTAATCATCAGCCTCATCCTCAGACAAGGAATCATAAGCACCAACAATTGAAGCCAGTCCCGATTGTCCACTTTCCTTATCATTCCTATCTTTGACTTGTTCATTAGAAGTCTTCTTAGAGTTTTTCACCTCAGATGTTGAGGTGCTTCCACCAGTTTGCCTCTTGGACCATGCGACAAGCTCTTCAAGAGTTTGCGGCCGTGCATCAGCCCCATGATGTCCTCCCTGAGCAGGATTCTGACCGTGCCCTCTCAAGGAAAACTCACTGATATCAGAATTTTGCCAAACTCCAGTGGGTATCGAATCCAAGGCATGTGATGAGTATTGGAAATCTGTATTTGGATAAGATCCCACTACTGAGCTACTGTGACTAGTTTGACATCTCTTTGGTAGATTATGCACATCAATTTGTTTACCGGCAGCTTCTAGGTACATCCTTTCATCAGCTTTTCGCTTCCTCTTCTCAACCCAAGGATTTGGATCTTTAGTCGCCCATCGAATATTCAAGACTTCGTTATCGTCCAATGACTGCCTCTGCATAGCCTCCATGGCAAATTCTGCACTCCCACGGAGCTTATATCTGACAAATGCAACTCCCTTGTGTTCTAGCAACCTCAAATTCTCAATTTCGCCCCACTCACTGAAATGCTTATATACAATGGATTTCATATCCTTAGAGCAGGCTATACCGCCGACATACACCGTGCGGGAGGCTTCGTCATCGGTATTGAACGACCCAACACCGCTTTGGTCGTCACGGACTTCTGAATGCCTTTCTCGAAAGAAGCAATCGCGCATTGTCTCCTGTTTCACCTTAAACTTTGCATCGGGTATCTCATGAATCCATGAACATTCAAACCCGAGTGGACAACATCCCCGCGCGAAGTTTAGACAAATCCCGGCGTCGTCTCTGTTCGTTCCTCGAGTCTCGCCGGCATCTGTGGTGATCTTACAACGCGTGGAGGCTTTCTCTCGGGCCTCTCCTGGCTTGTGGCGATCTCCAGTGTATTTATTATACCAGATGTTATAGGTTGACTTTGGTTTATCACACTTCTGTGGACCAACGGTTTGAGCTAGTTGTCGTCTTGCTTTGACCATTTCTTTCTTGTGTTTTACTAAGAGAGCTCCACAATAGATTCTTTTTGGGTCCTCTGTAGGAAAATAGTTGCGGATGACAAAatagttttccttttttacagTGGTAAAAATATACGGTCTTTGGCCACCATTTTGTTTTACTCCTTACCAGTCCCACGGTCGTTGTGTGCCACAGACAACCCCGAAAAATTATTTCCTTTATCAAAATTACAATCCCAATAATAAATCCCGGCAACTAACAGATATTTATGCAAGTTTTAAATATTGAGTATAGAATCAAGATGATACGATCTGAGCTGGATATTTAATAGTATTCGAATATTTATTTGGCCACCTCAGAAGAAAATGAGCATGGCACGGGGGCGGGAAAAAATGTCCCTCCTTTGCCGTGTCAGCCTCCCAGGGAGAGGGGGGTGTCTGTATGTTCTCCCTGATTCCCATTGGTTCCATCAAGGGGTGGATCCAAGTTTTAAAGTGAGTAGTTTCCATCCATGGAGACTCCACATCGCTAGGGGTGTTTGGGTAATGCCCCCCCTCGAGTCTCCTAGCAAAATCTGTTATCCCTTTAGCGAAGTAAAGTTACATACAAAATAACACGttatttaaataataataattttattcgAGAACTAATaatattgataataatttTATTCGAGAAATAATACTATTGATAATAATTTTATTCGATAAATAATACTATAGATAATAATTTTATTCGACACGATTAGGGAATCGTGAGTGGCATTTTCTGCACCTATACAAGAAGTCACATCTTGTAGATAGAAACTCGTACATCGTGCAGCTATACACAAACATCTTCATGACAATGCCACGTACATGTCACGCCGCGTGGAAAGAGATGGTGTCACGAAGTAGATTCACGTGCGGCATTACACATAATGTTTGCGTGATTCTGTGACGTAAGGACTCCAGGAGTCACGCCACGGTCAcgctgacgtcatcaagtcGTGCACTTAAACAGGAGTCTCGAGGTAGTGCTGGTCTTCAATGATGGAGTCCTGGCGGCAGAGCCCTTGCCCTCGCTTGTTGTTGTCGTCACGTACACTCGAGGATATCGAATATCTATGCCTGTCAACCACAGCGCAGTTTGATTCAAGCTTTAGTTCAATGTTTGGACATTTTGCCGCGAAGCCGCATATGGCGGACTTTGTAAATCGCCTTGATGAACCGCCGTTTAATGTCTCGACGTTTTTAAAGCCTCCATCTAAGTAAAGCGCACCAAATTCCTGAATGATTTTGTCTCCGCTTCCTTTGCCGTTTCCAATTGACTGAAAGCCTAAGTATTCCAGCGCGTCGATTCGCGCTAGCTGGGGGAGAATTATTCTCAGTCCTTTAGGGCTAATGAGAGAGCACCATCCTAA contains:
- the LOC116611666 gene encoding uncharacterized protein LOC116611666 isoform X6, producing MATMSPTAIMPTTLGLNTTNATSNTTGSPWQPNVPTVELSIFSIIMISLGGLLIVVMTTCLFVICCRGRERGPGAAHTPHTQVKLKPWKMPDLSSTNADMTDDAIEPQTPAANNGDHPNSFRNDGLANPSPTSPSSPNHLASANNNLVTTPTGTFRRDLDPDSQELWGDYGRKLSLGQKAYEQNSSTDENTLSKSNTKGVPDDLERVHFV
- the LOC5503875 gene encoding pre-mRNA-splicing factor CWC2 encodes the protein MVKARRQLAQTVGPQKCDKPKSTYNIWYNKYTGDRHKPGEAREKASTRCKITTDAGETRGTNRDDAGICLNFARGCCPLGFECSWIHEIPDAKFKVKQETMRDCFFRERHSEVRDDQSGVGSFNTDDEASRTVYVGGIACSKDMKSIVYKHFSEWGEIENLRLLEHKGVAFVRYKLRGSAEFAMEAMQRQSLDDNEVLNIRWATKDPNPWVEKRKRKADERMYLEAAGKQIDVHNLPKRCQTSHSSSVVGSYPNTDFQYSSHALDSIPTGVWQNSDISEFSLRGHGQNPAQGGHHGADARPQTLEELVAWSKRQTGGSTSTSEVKNSKKTSNEQVKDRNDKESGQSGLASIVGAYDSLSEDEADD